AGAACATCACCGCCTCCACACCGTAGCCTTCCTTCAGGAACTGCAGATAGGCCGCGATGGACTCGGCCATCCGCGCCCATTTCGCGGGATTGACCGGGTCGTTGTAGGTGTGCGGCGGCCGCGGGCCGGTCAGCTGCGCCCACGCGGGCGGATCCCACACGCTGACGATGACCGGAATCCCGCGCTGGGCGAGCCGGCGGGCCATTTCCATCTGGGCGTGCTGCCGCGGCGTCACGCGGCCCGCGCGCGCCGCAGCGAGCGGATCGGCGGCCTCGTCGGCGTCCCAGTCCCGCCACCACAGCGCGATGCGGCCCCAACTCACCCGCAGATTCGCCAGCTTGTAGTCGATGATGGCCGGGTCGCTCTCCGGGAATTGCAGGCGGAAATTTCCGCCGATGCCGTCAAAGCGCGCGCCCGGCCGCGCCGGCTCCACGGCGATCGCCACCGGCCGGCGATCCGGCTCGCCTCCCACCTGGAGCTGGAAGGTCCGGCTCGCCTGCGCGGTGCCGGCGGGTCGGACCGGCACGCTCACGCGCACGACGTTCTCGGAGTCGGCCGGCATCCGCGTGACCCGCAGCGGCACATCCCCGCGGCCGCGGATTTCCCACGTGCGCCCGACGCCCGTCAGCCGCACCCCGGCGGCGGAGCGCTCCTGAATCCCGGCGGTGTCCGCCACGGCCTCCTCGCCCACCACGCCGCCAATCGCATCGAGCCAGGTCAGGCGTCCGCCGAGGAAATCCGCGCGCGGCAGGTCTACCGTGAGCACGCCCTGATCCGATCCGTTTTCCGGCGCCGCGGTCATGGCCACGTCGAGGCGCGCGGCGCACGGCCCGGTCTCCTCGACGGCGATCACGGCCTTCTCGCCGCGCAGCTCCACCTCCACGCGCTGCCCCGCGCCCTCGCGCCGGTAGCGCGAGGCGTTCGCGTAATGGGCGGTGCGAGCGGCCACGGTGCCGTCCGGACGCACGACTTCCATCCGCGCCGCAAAGGCGTGGAGGTGCCCTTCGATCCGCAGGCCGCGCAGGCTGCCCCATTGGGCGAGCTCAGGCTGCGCGAAGCCGGAATTAAAGGCGACCGCGAGCGACGCGGCGATCAACCAACGGGGAGCATGCATCATAAAACAAGGGGCGTGGCCGGACGACGCGGTTCAGGGCCGGCCGGTCAGACTGAGGTAGGCGCCCGCCGGCGCGATGAACCGCGCGACCCCGTGCTCGGGCACCACCGGGGCCATCCGCTCCGCGCCGTGCACCGCATCGGTCTGCCGCACCTCGAGCGTGCGCACGCCGGAAGGCAACCCCCGCAGCTCAATCTCGCGGGCGGCCCCGTCATTCACGAGGTGCAGGCCGGTCTCGCCGGTCCCGGGCACGGTCCACGCGGCCGCGGTGAGGGCCGGGCCCGCCACTTTCAACGGAATCCAGTGCGCGCCGACCGGCGTATCCCCGAGTTGCTTCAGGTTCCAGAAGCGCTGCGTGGGCCGCAGCGGACCTTGGTCGCCATAAAGGCCGCCGCCCGTCAGCACGGAATAATCCGCGGTGAGCTGCCAGGGCATGATGGTCTCCGGCTGGCAGGCCGCCGCGATGCGGAGATAAAGCTCGATCTCGTGCAGGGCGAACCACGGTTCCAGAAAAACCTGCGGGTAACGGTGCGCCGCGGAGTCGGGCCCGCCTTCGGTCACCATCAGCGGCAGGCCGAGCTCGCGGCTCGCCTCCGTCCAGGCCGACAAGTCCTCGGGCGTGCACCCGTGGTAGGTGTGAAACGCGACCGCCCCGCCGTGGGCCCGCGCCGCCGGATCGCGCCGCACGACCCCGAGGATCCGGCTGGCCACCGCGGTGCCGTGTCCGGTGTCGCCGAGCAGCATCTTCGTCCGCAACCCGCGCGCCGCGAAAGCCGCGCCCAGCACCCGGGCGTGCCGGGCGTGCATCTCCGGGGTTTCCCGCACCTCGACGCCGACGTCGGTCTCGTTGAAGGAAAACAGGTCGGCCTCGACGCCGTAGTGGTCGCGCAGGTGCACGAGATAGTCGGCGATCGACCGGGCGATGGCGTCGAGCTTCTCCGGCCGGAGCGCCTCGCCGCGCTCGCCGCCCGGCCACGGTTCCGCGGCCCACCGCGGCGGATCCCACACGCTCACGATCACGGGCAGGCCGCGCCGCGCAAAGGACCGGGCGAGTTCCAGCTGGCGCTGCAACAGCGGGGACAACTGTCCCGCCTGCGCCCGCGCCAGCGGGTCCATCGCCTCCTCCGGATGCCACTCGCGCCAATACATCGCGATGCGGGTCCAGGTCACCCGCAGGTTTTCCAGACAGTAGGCGATCACCGCCGGATCCTGCTCGGGAAACTGCAGCCGGAAATTGCCGCCGATCCCCGTGAAGGGCCGGCCCGGCTTGGCGGGATCCAGCGTGAGCGTGACCGGACGCTGATCCACCGGCGCGGCCACCTGAATCTGAAACACGCGCTCCACCACCTGGTCGCGGCGCACCGGGCCGGTCACCAGCGGGAAATAGCACTGCAAATCCACGGGCCGCCCCTGCGGATCACGTTGGGCGAAATCCTGTGCCGGGCGCGGATCGTTGAGGTAGGCGGGATGGGTGGTGGCGTCCTGCCGGAGCAGCCAGCGCCCGGGCTCGTCGGCCCGGCACTGGATTTCCTGTTCACCGATGCGAAAGCGCAGCCCTTGTCCGTTCCCCGGCAGGGAGTGGGGCAGGCTGAGCGCCGCCAGCGGCTGGGCGTGGACGCCTCCGGCCGGATCCACGCGCTCCAGCGTGCCGCGCGCGAATTCCGGCGGAAGTGAAAGGCAAAAGTAGAGGCCGGCCAGATCGGCGTCCGCCGTCGCGCGCAGGCGCACATGAAGTTCCACTGTGCCGGCACCGCGATCGTGCACCCGCACGGTGTAGTTGACCGGCAAGCCGGCGAGCGCGTGCTCCGCAGTCTGGGCGTCGCCCTCGCGCGTGTAGGTCTGGTGACCTTCCCAATTGTATTTGGAGGACTGCGTGTAGCCGGACCAGTCGGCGCGGACGGCGCGCACCGAGGTCTCGAAGGGGAACCGCTGGCCCTCGATCCGCAGGCCCGTCAGATTGCCCCAAGGCATGAATTCGGGCTGGGCGGCGAGTTCGACAAGGGCGGGCATGACAAAAATCAGGGCAAGCAGGAGACGGGGTTTCATGACGGGCTCCGGGGATGGAGCACCGCATCAGCGTATCCGGAGCGCAGCGCCAAGACCATGAGAACGCCCTCCCGTTTTCTGCGAACCGTTCCGTGGATTCAGGGTGCGGGGGACTCAAACAATCCCGCCAGCACCGGCGTCGGCGCGCCGCCGGCATCACGCACCGCCATGCCGCCGTTGTAGCTCCAGACGCACCAGCCCCAGCCCCGCCGCTCCGCCGCGGCACGCACGGCGCGCACATAGCGCGTGCGCGCGGCGGCGGGCGCGGCTTCGTTGACGCCAAAACCGCCCAGCCGCACCTCGCACGCAGGCGCGTGCTGCCGAAACCAGGCCTCCACCCGCGCAAAGTCCGCCTCGATGCCCGCGGCCCCGATCTCGGTCAGCGAGGCCTCGTAGGCAAAATGACCCGGCTGGAACAGCGGGCGCAGATCCGGCACGCGGCCGGGAAAGTCCACCGGTGGCATGTCGGGCGGACACTGCTTCCACGCCGCGCGCTGGTGCGTGAACACGAGCGGTTCGTCGTAGTGCAGCGTGATGCCGATCCGCGGGTCGGCCGGCAGACTCAGCTCCGCCAGCGTGGTGAAACGGCTCGCGTGGTTGGTGGTCAGGTAAACCAAACGCCGGGCATCTACCGCCCGCACCGCCGCGAGCAAAACGCGATTGAGCGCGTTGAGAGCGTCGCCCGTCGGTGCCTCGGGCTCGTTGATGAGCTCGAACCGGAGATAGTCGCCTTCGGCAACAAAGCGTTCGGCGAGCCGCCCCCAGCATGCGGCCGCCTCGGCGCGAGCGCGCGGATCGGTGAAGATGTCGGGGTCCTGCGCATCTTTCTCGAAACGTCCGCCCGGCAGAAAATGCAGGTCGAGCACCGCGCCGAGTCCGGCGTCGCGCGTCGCATGGAGCGCGCGCAGCAGCGGGGCCAGCGCAGCCTCGTCAAGCGTGCCGTCAGCCCGCCAGACCAACCGGCCGTCGAGCGGATAGCGGATGTGGTCAAAACCCTGGCGCGCGATCCACGCGATGTCGGCTGCACCGAACCACGGCGCCCCCGGACCGGCCGGATCGTAAACCTTGGCCATCCAGTGCGCGATGCTCACCCCCCGCCGAAAACCGGGCTCGGCCTTCAGGCCGGCCGCGGCGGCGAGCAGCAGCACGAGGCCGAGGGCCAGCTGCCGGAAAAGAAACATTCTATTCATCGCGCAGGATTGTCTCGATCGCGTTGAGTTCAGCACCGGTGAGGCCGGCCTGCCCGATGGCCTGGAGATTTTCCTCCAACTGCTCCACGCGACTGGCCCCGATGATGGCCGAGGTCACGGCCGGATTACGCCGCACCCAGGTGAGCGCCAGCTGGGCCAGCGTCTGGCCCCGGTCCGCGGCCAGCGCCGCCAGCGCCGTGAGCTGCCGGCGCCGGGCCGGCGTCAGGTCCCCGGCGAGATGCGGCGAACGCGCGGCGCGCGCATCGGCGGGCACGCCCTGCAGGTAGCGGCCGGTCAATAGCCCCTGCGCCAGCGGACTGAACGGAATGCACCCGACGCCTTCGCGCCCGAGCAAATCCAGCAAGCCCGCCTCGGGTGTCCGTTCAAACAGGTTGTATTTGGGCTGGTGGATCAGCAGCGGCGTGCCGAGTTCGCGCAGCAGCGCCACCGCGCGGGTGGTCTGCTCGGCATTGTAGTTCGAAAGCCCCACGTAGAGCGCCTTGCCGGCGCAAACGGCGTGGGCCAGCGCCCCCATCGTTTCCTCCAACGGCGTGTGCGGGTCCCAGCGGTGGTGGTAGAAGATGTCCACGTAATCGAGGCCAAGCCGCCGCAGACTCTGGTCCAGGCTGGCCAGCAGGTATTTTCTCGAGCCGCCGTCGCCGTAGGGACCGGGCCACATGTCGTAACCGGCCTTGGTGGCGATGATCAGTTCGTCCCGGTGCGCACCAAGTCCGTCCGCCAGCAGGCGGCCGAAGGTCCGCTCGGCCTCGCCGGGGGGAGGGCCGTAGTTGTTGGCCAGATCGAAATGGGTGATGCCCCGGTCAAAGGCGCGCCACACGATCGCCCGGGCCGCCTCAAGCGGCCGGGCGTCGCCAAAATTCTGCCACAGCCCGAGCGACAGCGAGGGCAGCTGCAGGCCGCTGCGGCCGCAGCGGCGATAGAGCGCGGGTGAATCGTAACGGGAGGCGGCGGGCATCATGGGACCGGACGGCGGGCGGGGAAAAAGTGAACCGCTCGGAACCGTGGTTCCGGGCGGCGGTGGGGCGCTCGGGCCCGGTCGCTGCTGCGAACACAGAATTTGGTTACCCCTAACCATGGACCGGGGCCCGAGCGCTGGCGGCGAGCATAGCGAACCGGGCGCGGCGCAACCATGAGAGCCCGCCCTGCAAATATGAGTGCGCTTGCTTTGCGCTCAGGGCTCCGGCTGGCCGTCTGTCGCGCGCCACCGCAGCGTGCTGCCGGACGGCGCCGGGGACACGGCGTGCCGGGTCGTGCGACCGTCCGGCCAACGCGCCTCCAGCCGAACCACCGGGTTGCGCGGATCGCTGGCCACGAACGCGAACGGCGCACTCTGGGAGTTGCGCGCGGTCACGGGCTGGAACTCCACCGTGTAGCGCCCGCCATCGCGATGCACCACCGTGAGGCGGGCGCCCCAGGCGGGCCCGCCCGCGTCCGGTCCGGCCCACAGGCCGATCCGCCAGCGGGGCAAGGCCGCCGCCCGCTGCTGCAGGAAAAGGGCGGAGGGACGATTGTTGCGGGTCACATAAAAATCGGGCCAGCCGTTGCGGTCGAAATCCGTCGCGACCAGCCCGCGGGCGTCCCCGGGCAGGCTCCAGCCGCTCTCGCTCCAGGGCACGAAGGTGAATCCGCCGCGACCGTCGCCGCGCAGGACCACGCCGAGCCCGGCATCGGCCCGGCCGTGCTCGGGGATCGCGTCGAAGGCGTTCTGCGCCGCCACGAGGTCGAGCGCGCCGTCCCCGTCTACATCGAGCGCGAGCATGCCCTGCAAGGGCGCCAGCTGCGCCGGCCAGGGCAGCGGGCTGAAACGGAAGCGACCGTCCGGCCCGCCCCACAGCAGGCCGCTGCGTTTCTCGCGCAGCTCGCGTCGCTCGGCGAGCGCGAGTTCGGCGGCCGGGAAGATTCCCGCCAGTCCGGCCGCGGCAAAACGATCGTTGCTCGGAAAGCGCCGCGGCAGGTGGCGAAAGGTGGAGCCCAGCGTCGCCAGCCCGCGGCGCGGCCACTCCCGGCCGCCGTGCTGCACGGCTTCGATTACCTGCGGCCCGGTCGCACCGGAAAAGCTCCCTGTGTAGAGCACCGCGGTTTCCCCGGGCATCGCCGCCAGCGGCGTGTTCGTGCCGACGTTGCCCACGGCATAATCCATGAAACCGTCGCCATTGAAATCCCCGGCGGCCAGCGAATGCCACAGCCCGACGCCCACTTCGCCGAGGCCCGCGACCGCACTGGCGTTGGTGAAACCCCGACCCGACTCGTTGTGCCACAACTGCAGCGTGTCCCATTCGCGCGCGACCAGCAGGTCCGTCCAGCCGTCACCGTCCACGTCCGACGCGAGCAGGGCCGTGACGAGCCCGAGGGCCGGGCCCAGCCCGGCCGCGCCGGGTTCGTCCCGAAATCCCGCGGGACTGCCGCGCCACAGCGCCACCGGGGCCGCGGCGGGGAAAGCTCCGGGCACGACCCGCCCGCCCAGAACAACATCCAGCCAGCCATCGCGATCAAAGTCGGCCACCGCCACGGCGCCAACCGGTCCGGGGAACGGCGGCAGACTCGCCGCCTTGGGTTCGAGCCGCTGGGCCGCGCCCAACTGCCAGAGCTGCGCGCCATAGTCCGTGTCGCCGGCCGGCGCCGGGTTGCCGCCGCTGGTCACCAACACTTCCGGGCGTCCGTCGCGGTCAAAGTCGGCCACCAACAGCGGTCCCCGGTTGACCGGGGCGCCGGCATCAAAATCCGAGCGTGTAAATCCGCCGCGGCCGTTGCTCAGCAGCACGCTGCCTGCATCCACTGTGGTTGCTCCGGTGACAAAGTCCTCGAGGCCATCGCCATTGAGGTCGGCAGCCGCTAGGGCGGGACCGGCGCGGTTGAAGGCGGCGGGAGCGAGCGGCTGGCGGATGAGCTCGGGACCGGGGGCTTCGCGCGCCAGCGTGGCGAGGCCGGCGGACGCGGCCACCTCCCGCCACCAGCCCGGGGACGGACGCGGCGCGGCGGCCGGGGGCAGCGATTCGTCCTCGACGACCGTGACGCGGCTTCCGGCCGCGACTCCCGCGACCCGCTGGATGCGGCCGGAGGGCCAGCGCACCTCGATCTCGGCCACGGTGTCGCCCGGGGGCAGGCCGAAATGCACCATCGGCTCGGAGGTGGAGAGATAACCCCGCGCCTGTTGCAGGTCGCGCACCTGCCGGCCCGACGACGTGGTGAGCGTGACCTTCGCGCCCACGCCGAAACGGTTCGGCCCCGGGCTGCGCAGGTCGACGATCACGCTGCGGCCGCGCGCGTAGTCGTTGCGGTAAACGGCGGGCGGTTTGCGAAACTGCACATAGACGAGGTCAAGGTCACCGTCGCCATCAAGATCGCCCGTGGCGGCGCCGAAACTGACGCCGTCGTCCGCCAGACCCGCCGCCGTGGCGCATTCCTCAAACTTCAGTCCCGGGCGCGACACATAGAACAGGTTCGGTTCCCGGTAAACCGGACAGGTCCGGATGATGGCCAGTTGCTCAGCGACCGAGACCGCCTCGGCGGAGCGCGCCGCGAGGTCGATGTTGTGCAGCTCGCGGAACACGCCGTTAGTGACATGCAGGTCGGGACGACCGTCCTGGTCGAAGTCACCGAACAGCACCGACCAGGTCCAGTCGGTGCGCGCGAGACCCGCGTGGTGCGCCGCCTCGACGAAGCGGCCGGTGCCGGTGTTCAGGAGCAGCGAGTTCGCGGGATACTGGCGGAGCGCATCGGGCCGGTCGAGCGGCTCCACCCCGCCCAGCCGGCGCTTCACCATGCCGCGCAGGTCCTTTTCGGGCGTCGTCGCGGCCATGTCGGCGACGAAGAAATCGAACCGGCCGTCCCCGTCCACGTCGGCGGTGTCGAGGCCCATGGAGGAATTGGCGATGCTGGGCATCACCTCGGCGATCACGTCGCGAAACGTGCCGTTGCCCTGGTTGCGGTAGAGCCGGTCCGGCTCCTCGAAGTCATTGGCCACATAGACATCAGGCCAGCCGTCGTCGTCGTAATCGCACCAGACCACTCCATGCCCCTGGGTCACCCCGTGCAGGCCGGAGGTGGCGGTCGTCTCGACAAAATAACCGCGGCCGGTGTTGCGAAAAAGGCGGTCGGGCTCGCCGTCACGGTGGTCCGCGCGATGGATGTTCGTCTGCAGGTAGAAATCCAGCCAGCCGTCGCGATCGTAGTCCGCGAACGCGGCCATGTTGCTGCCGTCGATCACGGCCACGCCGCGGGCGGCGGCCTCGTCGGTGAAGCGGGCGCGGCCGTCGTTGATGAAAAGCTGGTTCGGGGCGCCAATGCGGCAGACATGCAGGTCGAGGTCGCCGTCTCCGTCCACGTCCACGGCGCTGACGCCCTGATACCATCCGGGCTTGGCCCCCGCCGCGCGGGCCGGGGCGGCCAATCCCGCCGCCTCGGTGATGTCCTCGAACCGCCAGTCGCCCTGGTTGCGGAAACAGCGCAGGCCCTCGCTCTTGCCGGTCACGACAAGATCGGGCCGACCGTCGCCGTCGAGGTCGGCGATCGCCAAGCCGCTGCCGAGGGCGCCGCGCATGATCTCCTCGAAGCGACCGTGGAGATCCGGATAGGCGTTGGCCGCCGTCACGCCGGTCGCCTCGGGTGGCAGCAGGACAAAACGGCCGGCGTCCGCCGCGATCGCCGGGGCGGCGGCCGAAAAAGCAAGCAAAGCGGTCAGCAGCTGCAGGCGCATGAAAGAAAAAGCACCGGGCGGAGAAAATCCGCCCGGTGCGCGTAGTTCAAGCCGGTCGTGCCGGCGGGGGATCAGAAGCGGAAGCCCGTGGTGATCTCCCAACCCATGCCCTCGGCGATGCGCGCCTCGCGGATCGAGCCGTTGGGCTGGGCCGAGGTCGAGACGAGCCGGTCCTGCTGGCCGACGTTGTAGAGGTTGAGCTGGACGTTCCAGTCATACTTCTCGCGCAGCTTCTTGCGGTAGGCGAACCAGAGGTCCACCGAGGTGTTCGCATCCACGTAGTAGGGATGGTCGAGGTCGGAGACCCAGACGTCGAGGTCGCGGAGGTATTTCGGACCGTAGCCGATGATGCCCTTGTCCTCATACCGCACCGCGCCGCCCACCGTGAAGCCCTTGAGGCGGCCGCGGGTGAAGTCGTACGTGGAGATGACATTCCAGCGCCACTTGCGGATCTGGTCGAGGGACTTGCCCTCGGCGGCCTTGGCGGTCTCGAGGCGCGAGATCGTCTCGGCGTTCATATACTGGCCGAAATCCTCCGTGTTCTTGTTGCCCCAGGTGCTCGAGTCGGCCCAGCCGTCGAAGTCCCAGTAGCTGATGAACAGGCTGGCATCGGCGGAGTTCCAGCCGGAACGCCAGACATCCATGTATTTTTGGATGAACTCGTTGAAGTCGCCGGCGATGTTCGTCGCCTGCGCCACGGTCTCGGCGGCGTTGAGCGTGACGCGCCAGTTCGGCGTGGGGTTGAGGGTGACCTCATACTCCATGCCCTCGGAGGTGCGGTCGGAGACGGTGGCGAAGGAGCGCTTGTCGTAGTTCCAGAAGCCCCACTTGTTCTGCACGCTGTAGTTGCGGGTGAGGCCGAGGCCCTGCGCCACTTCCTGGCCGAGCGGGCCGAACCAGCGGGAATCGGGCTGGTTGGTGAACCACCAGATGCGGTAGTTCAGCTCGTCCACGGTGAGCGGAGGTGCCCAGGCGGCCGCCGGGGCGTTGTTCTGGACGGCACTGGAGCGCCAGTCCGAACCGTAGGCGCGGAAGGCCGCCAGATAGGAGGGATCCAGCGCCGAGGCGCGGATGCGCAGCGGCTCGTTGATCAGGGTGGCCTTGTTGGCTTCCCAGCCCGGACCGATCGGCGTGTTGGCCACGGGATCGGACTTCCAGTTCTTGGCGTTGCCAAAGAACCACGCGTTGACCGCCCACTCGGGGGTCAGCTGGTTGCGCTGGCCGAGCGCGCTGGTGATTTTGCCGGACTGGTAGTTCTGCACGTCCCAGGTGGCGCCGTCGTAATAGACCTCCTTCATCATGCCGTTGAGGAAGCGTTGCACGCCCTCGAACACGCGCTCGCCGCCGTTGGGCAGGTCGTAGCGCACGTTCTGTTGCTCGGTCTTATACTTGGTCACCCGGACGTTCAGCTTCCCGTCGAGGGTGTCGAGCATCAGCGTGTAGTCCTTGGTGTTGCCCGAGGTCGGCGGCACCTGCCGGCCGTAGACGTCGGTGGAGGCGGACGTCGGGTTGAAGTTCGACGACTTGTTGTAACCAAGGCGGATGTCGGTGTTGTAGGGCAGCCGCTCGCGCAGGCGCTCCGGCAGAGCGACGACGAGACCGTAGGTCTTGTTCTTGG
The DNA window shown above is from Oleiharenicola lentus and carries:
- a CDS encoding glycoside hydrolase family 5 protein, whose product is MNRMFLFRQLALGLVLLLAAAAGLKAEPGFRRGVSIAHWMAKVYDPAGPGAPWFGAADIAWIARQGFDHIRYPLDGRLVWRADGTLDEAALAPLLRALHATRDAGLGAVLDLHFLPGGRFEKDAQDPDIFTDPRARAEAAACWGRLAERFVAEGDYLRFELINEPEAPTGDALNALNRVLLAAVRAVDARRLVYLTTNHASRFTTLAELSLPADPRIGITLHYDEPLVFTHQRAAWKQCPPDMPPVDFPGRVPDLRPLFQPGHFAYEASLTEIGAAGIEADFARVEAWFRQHAPACEVRLGGFGVNEAAPAAARTRYVRAVRAAAERRGWGWCVWSYNGGMAVRDAGGAPTPVLAGLFESPAP
- a CDS encoding aldo/keto reductase produces the protein MMPAASRYDSPALYRRCGRSGLQLPSLSLGLWQNFGDARPLEAARAIVWRAFDRGITHFDLANNYGPPPGEAERTFGRLLADGLGAHRDELIIATKAGYDMWPGPYGDGGSRKYLLASLDQSLRRLGLDYVDIFYHHRWDPHTPLEETMGALAHAVCAGKALYVGLSNYNAEQTTRAVALLRELGTPLLIHQPKYNLFERTPEAGLLDLLGREGVGCIPFSPLAQGLLTGRYLQGVPADARAARSPHLAGDLTPARRRQLTALAALAADRGQTLAQLALTWVRRNPAVTSAIIGASRVEQLEENLQAIGQAGLTGAELNAIETILRDE
- a CDS encoding VCBS repeat-containing protein, which translates into the protein MRLQLLTALLAFSAAAPAIAADAGRFVLLPPEATGVTAANAYPDLHGRFEEIMRGALGSGLAIADLDGDGRPDLVVTGKSEGLRCFRNQGDWRFEDITEAAGLAAPARAAGAKPGWYQGVSAVDVDGDGDLDLHVCRIGAPNQLFINDGRARFTDEAAARGVAVIDGSNMAAFADYDRDGWLDFYLQTNIHRADHRDGEPDRLFRNTGRGYFVETTATSGLHGVTQGHGVVWCDYDDDGWPDVYVANDFEEPDRLYRNQGNGTFRDVIAEVMPSIANSSMGLDTADVDGDGRFDFFVADMAATTPEKDLRGMVKRRLGGVEPLDRPDALRQYPANSLLLNTGTGRFVEAAHHAGLARTDWTWSVLFGDFDQDGRPDLHVTNGVFRELHNIDLAARSAEAVSVAEQLAIIRTCPVYREPNLFYVSRPGLKFEECATAAGLADDGVSFGAATGDLDGDGDLDLVYVQFRKPPAVYRNDYARGRSVIVDLRSPGPNRFGVGAKVTLTTSSGRQVRDLQQARGYLSTSEPMVHFGLPPGDTVAEIEVRWPSGRIQRVAGVAAGSRVTVVEDESLPPAAAPRPSPGWWREVAASAGLATLAREAPGPELIRQPLAPAAFNRAGPALAAADLNGDGLEDFVTGATTVDAGSVLLSNGRGGFTRSDFDAGAPVNRGPLLVADFDRDGRPEVLVTSGGNPAPAGDTDYGAQLWQLGAAQRLEPKAASLPPFPGPVGAVAVADFDRDGWLDVVLGGRVVPGAFPAAAPVALWRGSPAGFRDEPGAAGLGPALGLVTALLASDVDGDGWTDLLVAREWDTLQLWHNESGRGFTNASAVAGLGEVGVGLWHSLAAGDFNGDGFMDYAVGNVGTNTPLAAMPGETAVLYTGSFSGATGPQVIEAVQHGGREWPRRGLATLGSTFRHLPRRFPSNDRFAAAGLAGIFPAAELALAERRELREKRSGLLWGGPDGRFRFSPLPWPAQLAPLQGMLALDVDGDGALDLVAAQNAFDAIPEHGRADAGLGVVLRGDGRGGFTFVPWSESGWSLPGDARGLVATDFDRNGWPDFYVTRNNRPSALFLQQRAAALPRWRIGLWAGPDAGGPAWGARLTVVHRDGGRYTVEFQPVTARNSQSAPFAFVASDPRNPVVRLEARWPDGRTTRHAVSPAPSGSTLRWRATDGQPEP